One Zingiber officinale cultivar Zhangliang chromosome 10B, Zo_v1.1, whole genome shotgun sequence genomic window, CTTGAACATATAGTATGGGGAAAGGGCTTGATACACATGAGGATTCCAATGAACAATATTATAAGCACCAATGACACTGATGCATAAAAGCCAAATCGTGACGATTGGTGCAAACAGAAAACCTAATCGGTGAGTGCCAAAATGTTGCAGCGCGAACAAGCAGAGCAGTATGAAACATGCAACAGGAAGCTCAACATCTGTAACAAAGAATTACGAGAGAAAGTAATATTCATATAACCACCAGACCAACAATCAATGTAAGAAATAAATTAACAGAGAATCACATAAGACATAAGGCAAAAAGAAAGGCCATTCTATCGAGCTTGGCTATCAGAAAATAAAACATAGGTGCTCAGATATGACAAGAAATAATAACTAAAACATGAGGCATTTTTGTGAAGAAGTCTCCAATTAAATCAGATCCTAACAATTGGATGACAGGCTAAGGGAAGGAAGAGTAGGGTTTGGTTCTAgattgataatctaaattttggaATAAAAACTGGATGGCTGAGGTGACTAAGTTTTATTAAGAGTGAGATATTGTTATACAAAGACTTGGCGGTTGATTTAGTTATGGTAAATGAGTTAGCGCGATGATTATCATTAACTTAACAACTGGATGGAAAGAAACTAATGATACATTTGTTACTATCATCAAGAGTAcatgatagttttgatataaaaaaaaatgcaaagtaCATGTACCAACCATGTAATGAAACTTGTTTtacaaatccttgcttcctaggATCCTAGAAAAGCAATTCATATTTACGcgatcaaattcaaattcatgagGAACAAAAATTGCAAATGCAAAtcaaaaccaaaaataaataaatagaattagAATAGACAAATGTATGTTTATCTACAAGTCAAGGAAATTGGAGGGTTAAATAGGATGTAGCTTTTAATACAAACTTGACCTCTTTCTTACCATCATGTTGAGCTTTGTATGAGAGGACAAGCcaatttttctcttcttctatgcAGTGATATTCAATATAATGGGAACAAAGACACATACCATATAGCACTAAATATAAAAAAGCAAGTTGAGATAATTTTATCGTAAATCAAACAGAGTAATTCAAGCTAAGAAACCTAATATCTGGCTTACAAAACTCGGTATCATGTCAAATGTAATGTCACAAAATCTTTATAACAATCATTTGTGTTACTGACAATTCTACACAAAAGTTCTTGATTTAGAGAAGTTTCTTACATTTGTGATGCTCCCTTGACATTGAAAGCTCAAGCCCTGAGATCGCAGAGAAGACTACACCAAATATTGAATTTAGAACATAACAAATCAATTAAGTACTCAATGATAGAGCATATAAACACGGCAATACCAGAGATTGCTGGGGTAAGGACACCATCACCAATGACCATGCATGCCCCAAGCAAAGCAAGAAATAGTAAAACACGCTGTGAGTTCTTGTGCTTCTCCAGCAACCTCCTCATCCATGATGCAGTATACGTATCGTCGCCATAAGATGAGGCGGAAAGATTAAGTAGGTGGAAGTGATCATCCTTCTTTTTGTAGGCCATTAGCTCCTCATCAGCAACCTGCCCGTTCGGTATGAATCCAACGCGAGCATGGCGGACGAGGAGCGAGTAGAGGGCGAACGTGCCACCCTCACCATTGTCATCAGCTTGGAGGACGATGAGGACATACTTGAGAAGGGGGATAATGGTGAGGGTCCAAAAAACACAGGATAGCACGCCATAAATTTCGTCATTGCTCTCGGAGTGCTTGATATCATCAGCAAAGGTGCTCTTATACACATAGAGAGGCGAAGTGCTAAGATCGCCATAGACCACACCAAGGCTCTGGTAAGCAAGCATAAGCACTGAACTCCAAGTTTGTCTCTGCTGTTCAAGTAGCAAGTACAGTTCCCTCTTTAAGCAACAACAAGGATGAAAATTTTACAAGATCTTAGCTTGGAGACGAAATGAGCAAGTTGCAAGCAGAAACCCAAACGAACAAACTCAAATTTTAGCCCAAGGGAGGGAAATCAAAAGATTTAACTTCCAgcctagagaaggaggaggaggaaacaAGAAACGCCCAAGAAGCTACTGAAGAACCATGGGCATGTAGCTTAAACTCCAAACAATCCATGCTCAATCAACCTCGAAATCCGAACTCGACAAAGACAAAACTCCACGAAGGCGATTCAAGGTCCAAACTTGACCACCGAGAAGCTAACGCCACCACTCACCTTGGCAGGGTTGATGTAGGAACCGGCCTCGAGATCCATAGCGCGCGCCGTGGAACTCAGAATCACATACTCCTTCTCGAAGCAGAGTTAGTGTGCCGCACAGAGACAAAGGAGAAGCCGATAACCAAGATTCTTGGAAGCGGAAGAAGGTTCAGCCACAGCAGCAAGTGACAGAGTAGGAAAGTAGGAATCAAGCATAAGCGATGCCCAAAATATTTACAACACCAAAAGAAGAATCATAGCAATTATTGCCTTGAGGTTTCTGCATTCTGTTCCTCTTGTGTTCCGCCACTGACCGATCCTCTTCCAGACGCAAAGAATCGAACTTTTATGGTGTGCCATAACAAAAATGGCTTCTGGTAGCCTCTGGACACAAGGAACAGCGAAAGAGACGGCTTCTCCGCGATGACCTAACATTGACAGGAcgtaagaaaagaagaaaaattacaatGGAGGAAACGAAAAAACCATGCAACTTCCTTTGTATACTTTTAGCAGGAAGAAAGAAAATGGAGAATCAGTCAACTTGGATACGTTGGTGTTCCTTTAATGCGGGAAATGGACCATTAGATTATCAAAAATCTCTCCTTTAATGCTGCAAAGATGAAAGACCATTGTTGCCTGTCTTCTACTTGGAATCAAACTACAAGATTTGTTAGAGATAGTAATTTAGGCTGTTAATCTAACATATCTAAATGATTTTTCTCCTTTTGTGTATGAACTAATCTGAACAATTAAGATAGTAGCAAAACATCTCAATCAACTTGACTTGTTTGACTGTTTAACTTGTACTCGAGTTTGAAAATGCTATCATTTGGACCCTTTTTGATGTTGGAAATCAAAGTAATTATAGTTTTGTAAAATGTACTTCTCAGAGCTTTGGTGGTTGTGGATTAGATTTCAGTGAAAGGGACTGCAGTGAGAATTTGTGGATAGATGTAAATTATGGTTGGCTAGATGGATCATATCCACACAAGTGTAATAAGCAACATGGAATATTCCAAAACCATCAATAGTAAGATTCAAAAGAAAGCCTTGTCTTCAGGGAATTTTTTTCCCCTTATCTAATTTGTATTTTTgtgacatattttcttgaaataaaatgtttcttTTCCCCTTCTGAATGATAATTGTTGATGGAAGAagaatgttgaagatatgaaccCATGCTTAGTTATTCTTGTAGGGTAGCCATGTGTACAGTAGGGAGTGTGATTCAATTATTAGGGATGCCCCATGGACCAAGGGGAACAATATTTTATAGGGAGTAAGGTTGAGGAAGAATGTTAACCATGTAATATAATAATGTACAATactacaaaatatatatatataatgggagCCAATTGTCTCATCtcattaactaaaaattaattagaataatAACTcaaataacaacaacaataatcatTGTAACTCAATTATATATACATTATCCTAACTTAGATAAGTTGTCATTGTAATAATGACTCAAATGATCATATTTGACCAAGTGATTTTATTATGTTtaacaaaggatttaagttaggtcaGTAATTTGTTTGGATGAGTTTTATCAAGTGTGCAATAAGTATAAAAAACTTGATACATAGTTGCAAGTGCAGTGAATTGGAAAAATCTACATTGCTCTAAGGTTGATTGAATTTTTAATGGAGTAAAAaacaattataaataaaaaattttatataggCAAAGTTGATCAAATGCTTAGTAGATAGAGAAATTCAATAATAATTGATAGATGAAAAGTCTAGGCAGGttaaaattaattgaatattTAGTAAATAGAAGAAAACCTTTAGCCTCTTGGCAAACAAAAGAAGTCTTAAAGGTTATAGGTGGGACTCTTAACAAACAAAGGGAGACAATGAAGCAAAGCCTCTAAATAACTGAAAAAAGTTCATACTCCTAACAAACACAAGTAGGTTGAAAATAAGGCCTTTTGTCATGTGAGATGTGAAAGATTACAATAGATTTGTAATCTTAGATTTTGGTTTAGACTTTTCCTTATACATGTACTTGACCAAGAAATTATTAGTACAAGCATACCCCAAGTAGTCGAATTCAACCATATGGTTTTAGTGTTTATGGCACAAGGTTTAAGATTAGCTCACATTGTTGTTACTAATGTTGTGTCAAGAAGTGTGGGTGTAGTTACTTGACATTGAAATTGCAATTATAATTGATAAAGTTCAAGTGAATCGAAGTCGACCagatatttattaataaatgagAAGTCTAGCCAGGGTTTATAAGAAAGGAAAGTTCAACTTGTGTTGGTAGTAGATGAAGTGACATCAAATATTTGGCAAAGAAGGAACTTAGAAGGTGCTAGCAGATGATGAATTCAACAGGTGTGACAGAAGAGAAGATTTGAAAGCGAAGTCTCTTGATACATAAGTTGTAATAGGATGAGATCAACTAGATTCCCATTACAGATAAAGTTTCAGATAAGATTAGCTAATTGTAATTTTCACATGCTGTAATTATTGGAATTGTAtaataattcattttaatttcattaaaactaataataattttatttattaatctaAATGACTTTCGAAACTGCAAGACAATTGCTATTACACAGCTCGAATTTATTATCAAAGTTGTCAATTAGACTCGTCAGAGCTACAGAAATATTTCTTCTTTCAAAGTGAACACCAGCAACAAGATCTGCTTAACTAGATTGATGTTCACAACCACGCAGGGTTCTTCAAGGGAGTGACAACTGACTTGACCTGCAAGTAGCCCTTGAGACTTTCGATTCCCTTCTCCCGTCCATGGCCGCTCATCTTGTAGCCGCCGAAGGGAATTGCGGCGTCAAAGACATCGAAGCAGTTGATCCAAATAGATCCAGCTTTCAAGGCGCGCGTCAAGGTGTTTGCGGTATCGAGATTGTTAGTAAACACTCCGGCAGCAAGGCCATAGCAACTATTATTCGCCCTTCGAATGACCTCATCAAGATCCCTGTCATGAACAAAACAGGCATGAGCATGCTGTAAACAAATTCTTGGCTAGAGAATCTGCAGGTGTGTGTATGAGAAACACATCTTTTGCGATAGTGTACTTACTTGAACTTAAGGATCGACTGGACTGGGCCAAAGATCTCTTCGCTCGCTATCCTCATCCCGTCCTAGAAGAGTCAAATATTGCAATGCAATTTGAGATTCATGCATATGTACCTTTATGGAATTATGTACTGCTAGATAGTAAACGATACCTCTACATTGCTGAAGACAGTAGGCCTAATGTAATAGCCTTTGGTACCTAGACGGTCGCCTCCTGCCTCGAGGGTGGCGCCATCATCAACTCCACATTTTATGTAGTGTAAGATCTTGTTGAATTGATCCTCATCAATCTGAGTAAAAATAAGTAAATAATGACTAGTTATTCGGTAGATTTGTGAAGAAAATGGATTAAGTAAAAGGGAGATTCTTTTGAGAACGATAATGATAACCATAAAGAAGGAATAGAAATATTAGTAGacagcaaaaagaaaaaaaaaatcataatctaCCTGAGGCCCTTGCTCGACACCGTTTCTGAAGGGGTCACCAACAACACGGTTTAGAGCACGAGCTTTAGCTTTTGCTACAAACTCATCGTATACACGCTCGTGCACAAATGTGCGAGACCCAGCACAGCAGCATTGTCCCTGTCGAAGACAATCAACGTTAACAGAAAATGTCTCCAAACAGGTACGATATGTTGCTACATTCAGTTGATATGAAGAACCTGGTTAAAGAATAAAGCAAAGTGTGCAAGCTCCACAGCCTTGTCAACATCGGCATCATCCATTATGATCATAGGAGACTTTCCCCCGAGCTCAAGAGTCACAGGCTTAAGATTGCTCCTCGCAGCCAGTTCGAGTACAACTTTGCCGGTGTTGGTAGATCCAGTAAAAGCAAGCTGATCAAATATTAAAGGCAAAGGTCAGATTATAAAAGAATCTTATTTCACAGTCAATTCCAGAAATCTTGTTTGTGATTCAactattaaaatataatattctgCTCTTTTATGGAACTTTAATCGATTATCTCAAATATGTGAGAATCTTCACCACCTTCAGCTTCAAATGCTACCAATTGTAACTCTTAATCCTTGGAGACAAGATAGAGGTTCAACCTAAAGAGACCCATTAAGAGAAATACACCCTGCACATGTTAAAAGTCATCCCTAGGTAATTAACTAGTTTTCAATTGAGTGGTCTCCTTGAATCGAGTTCTGAATAATCCACACCTTTTTTTGCCACTTAGCAATTACTCCTTAAACCAACAtggtaaaatcttttcttatattGTGGACTTGAGGATCAGAAATGCAGTTGACGACATCATTTTCAGGAGGATTTAATCACAAGGGTCACTGTATCAGGGGTTGGATAAGCTCCATCGAGTTGTAAGAGGCAAGAAACATGAAAAAACAAAgacgaagaaaaacaaaaacacaaaggcTTTATCCCCTCATCATAGTGCATCGAGTCTAGGATATGCATATCGGTGGAACGTCTTATGATTCACATAATCAGTTGCCAAAGCACGTGCGGAATCATATATAGGTTGTGGCCACTTCTGTATCCTCCTAGGTAGTTGTGGTGTATCCAACACGACAACTGCTTAGTCTCCACATAAGTATAATGTATCACCAAGTGGAATGGCTAAGTCTCCTCAAAAGAAGACAGTCGCTGAATTTTGTAACAATATCTATTGTCAATTCTTCAAATAGATGCTAAAGAAATGACTAGCGGAAATGCAGGATATGATCCATGGTTAATAAAGACGATTTCTATTAAAAAAATGAACAAACAAACTGCAGAATTGGATATGTTAATCTCATGCCAATCTTtcatcaagaaaaaaaatttgcAGTTAAGTGTCATCCAGGATATTATACAAATTTGAATACTAGATAATTTTATCAAATTCCATATACCAATATGTTCAAATTCATAAAATAAGAAATAGAATTTTGCCACCTTGTCAACATCCATGTGACTCGCAAGAGCTGCACCAGCAATTGGACCAAATCCAGAAACCACATTGAGAGCACCATCAGGAAGACCAGCCTGATTCATAGAGAATAGATACCAGATCATTATTTTTCTCATCTAAGGACCAAGGTTGGTCGTCACATTGAACTTTTCTTTCAAAGAACAGAAAGCAACACATAATTATTTGAAGGCAGAGATTACACGGGTTGGTAGATTTACCAACTTACAAGCCCTAAAAAGAATGATATATAAGGTCATCAGATATGTAATCAAGGTTCAATCTCAAAAGAATATCCAATATCATTTAACCAATTCAGAATTACTTTTCACTGATGAGTCTAAACAGATCCCTAAAGTTTCATGGACAATACTCATAGATGAAGAGATTAAAGAAGCTTTAGAACAATTAATGTTAAAAAAACAATCCAGAAGCATCATTACTGAAATCGAAAGTGAAATCTTTTGCTTTTTTCAAAGCTTGTTGAGTTTACTAATCATTGCATGTTATTCACTCCATGGCTATAATGGCATTTGATAAAATTAGATATACATTAATCCTTCATTTCCTCCTTTACGAAAAATCATATACTGAGTAGAGATGTATTACTAAACTAGGTTACCTATAGGAAAGAAAATCATCAGGATACAAAAAGGAGAATCTCAActtaaacaaaaaacacaaaccaATTGCCTGACCTACCTCATGCAATAGTTTTGACACAAAGAGCGCAGATAAAGGAGTTTGCTCTGCAGTCTTCAATACAACAGTATTTCCACAAGCTAAAGCAGGTCCCACCTTCCAAGCATACATAAGAAGTGGAAAATTCCAGGGAATAATCTGTCCGCAAACACCAATTGGTTCATAGAGAACCTGCACATGATGTGGGCCATCAGCTGGCACAATGAGCCCGTGTATCTTGTCTGCCCACCCTGAAAGGTTAAATAGCAAGAGAAGAGTATATGATGAGAAAAACATTAAAATGAATCCATTACTCCATTGTATCAACGAAATGTCCTTACCAGCATAATATCTCATCAAACGTGCAAGCATTGGAATTTCAATTTGGGCAGCCTGCTCAAAAGGCTTCCCGTTGTCCCAAGTCTCAAGTGCAGCAATCTCATCATTGTGTTTCTCAATCAGATCTGCGAAACGGTAAATTATGCGGGATCTTTCCTGCAATATTGATattaggagagaatgagaaaaccAACACAAATATGTAAAGAATAAGAAAAGTATACTAGCAATGAAAGGATGGAAAACATCTCAATCCAACAAGAATAAGAAAAGCTAAGAGAACTACATAAGCTGTCAACTTGGGCCAAGGTCCTTCATCAAAAGCCTGGCGAGCAGCAGAAACTGCTCTGTTGATATCTTCAATGCCGCCTTCAGCAACATGAGCAATTACTTCCCCAGTCCTAGGATCCATCGTCGGGAATGTCTTTCCTGTGGGCAAAGAACTTCCAAACGcttaatttttatgcaatatggacgagtaaaaaaaaaaagaagatgaaTTAAGAACATCTGAAACAATAGACATCAACATCTGTTCTCAATGCAGAGACGGGTGGAAAATGAACCTGAAGCCGAGTCCACAAACTTTCCATTGATTAGAAGCTGGTTATAGTTTACTTGAACTGGTGGTGCAATCGGTTCTTCAACTGCGGCAGCCGTGCTGAATCTTGGAAGAATTCCAGACACAGAACCATCAAATCTATCTGAAAAATGTATTTTAAGCGACGAGTCAGGCTTTGGACGTGGACTACAAATCACATCATATCAAAAATATTGTCAAACAATAAATTTAAAAACCCACGTCGAATCTCATTTAAGTAGAGATCAGGATCAGACAAAAAGCTCCAGAGAGCTCGTTGATCCACTCTGTTTTTATGAATGCTCATTTAGATCGTAAGTGTTCACAATTTTTTGTCGTCTTCGCAGATAACGTCTGACATTGTAATCACATTCGACAAAACAAACAAAATTAAGTCTCTCAAAACAACACGCAACCTAAGATCTCTAGGTCATTCGCACTCATCCTTGAAGATAGCTTCGAAACATTATCTACATCATGAACCAAAGGATAACGATCCAAGTTCCAGGGGTTTTGgagactttaaaaaaaaaaacaagcatttaCAGAGATAGAAAAATCTATTCTATAAAGAATTCCAGAGTACGTAAAAGCAAAAGGCTCAGTTCCTGCACCCTCAAGAAGGAATTGATAAAGCTACCCgatcatgatttttttttccccaaagaaaaaaaaagggtcaAACGGGATTCATCGATGTTACATCCAAAGTAAAAGAGTACTCCACAGTCAAAACTTCGAATTCCAAGATCATTTTTTTCCAGATAATTCCTCAACGAAATCATCCGATCATCTACAAGCAGACACAGTCGAACTCAATCAATCCGGTATCCacccacacacacacaaaaaaatcaCCTTTTAATCCCACAAAGTAGTCAGGAGAACGAGGGGAAAAACGCGAGCGAGAGCGCGATAGCAGAGAGGACGCAATCCACCGAGCCGCCATAGCCTTAACTGCCGAGGTCGATGAGTAAATGAACTCCGCtgcctttctctctctctctctccccgcAAACCTCTGCCACAGATTGTGGGATTCAACTCCGTTATGTAAACACCAGTGCTAGGGGAGGGCTAAAATCGTAATCCAACATCACCGAAACGATAAACTTCAAGCTCCCGGCAGTTTCCACCACAGTTACTACTCAATCAATTCGACGTGCCACTAAACGCCACGTAACTCGGTAAGCATTCGGGGATCCAATTTCAGTACGTCAACGGACTGTTCTAAGAAGATAAGATTGGCCTTCGCCGTGAGAAAGtaacaatttaaaattataaaaaaaaaataatagaggaCTTGAATTGCTACGCTGTCAGAGTCAAGAAATTGTTAGTAAGCAGTAGTCATCAATAATAGCGGTATTAAATTAGCTGGATTTCCAAAATTGTGGGAAATTTACAGTTTACACACCCTCTTTCACCTGAAATACACAGCGTCTTTATAGAATTATTTGTGAAGGAGGCCGGGggggaaaaaataaattttcacagATGTAGTTTTTAGATCACGTGAAGagaattaaattatataatcaGTTTATAATCGACTATTAAATTAATTAGGGAGATTAGAGAAATATCTTTTCATCTCCCCCGTGGTCGGAGTATTGGATAACAGAAGGAGAAATAGATGACGTGACTTGAGTTGCTAAAGGAAGCAAGGAGTATCTAGAAGGTGGTCCCACCCGATCGAAATTCTGATACGTGAGGTCCGACCCGATCGCTATAAGAAAATGAGATGATATTGATATGAAAAATGATTTATAGGGGGGAAATTAAAAATTCAAGCTCATAAAAGTAAATTTGATAGGTCAtaaatttatagatttatttCTTAACTTTTATTTTTCCTGAGATTTTTTCATAAAAGATCAACAAATTATCCAATTAAATGATATAGAATTGATTGTTTTTGCACCTCTAATTAGTTTATCTTGCCTGCTAAGGGATGTGACTGTGACATGCATTGAAATAAATTGATAATGTCTTTTAATGTATCACTTTCTATATAAGGTAAGATAGAAGAAAAGTAGGAGTGTCTGATTGAATGggttaattattataaaaaaatttcaatttaaatCCGATTCAATTGGAACATAATCTAAAAATCTTAAATCCAAACTcaaataatttgaccaatttgaataataaaaaaaatttatttttactattttctataattttttactttttatcatAACACTTTCTGATTACCATATTAACCTTATGATATTATGTATGTAAAATATGTTAAATCCAAGTCAATCTGATTTAACTCAAAGTCAATCTGATTCTAACACAATCCAAAAATTATTAACTCGAAGTTAACTCGAACTCGAAAACCTCCAattctaatttgatatttttttggaTTGACTTAGATCGGATTAACGGGTCAGGTTTATTAAAGAAAAGGTTGCTTCTATGATTATGGTGTGATGATAAGCGATGGGACGGACTCCCTAAATAATGAGTAGTTGAATATCATGAAGGATACTTTGCACCTGCCAAGTTCAAATTACTTATGGTATTTGGATGTTCGTAAAAATTAATCTGTGCTTCTTGATTTTTTTTGATAGTCGGTGACAAATTTTTTAAGGATCAAATTGATCATCTTTAGAATGAGTCAGATCAGATCATATGAGTCAGATTATATAAAAGTTTGGATGGTATTTGTAAGCTTATTTTAGGTGTTAAATGATAATATTCCATATAATATCAAATATATGAAATGTTGATTTTGATATATTTAAACGTCTACCAATTTTTTTTTCTACTCTTGATAATATTCCATAGAAAtaaatttatgaaaaaattttatttactCTTAAACTTGtactaaattttttaaagttcCATCTTAATCTTTTCATATATTAATTTGCAATCTCTCTctatttttcaatattttattaaaatattttacatTGAATAGAGAATTATTATAATAATCTTTATTGagattatttctttatttagaatatttaattttatctttgctattaagttaagtttataaaaaaaatccaaaatcctATAAtctaattatgtttgaattaataaaatttcttaaatgAGGTTTCCTTCGTTACTTTTATCATCGCTTTATATAGTCTAAATTTAGTAACGCACCTTTAATATAAGGGCATCTTTAATTGTTATagctatttttttatatatattttttaatatgttaCATAGAGGAATAaaaatctaataataataataataataataataataataataataataataagtccCTCAAATCTCAAATATTATTCTTAATTAGTTTCATCCATATGATTTATTTCGAGAGAAAAAAAATACCTTTGAATAGAGTTAAGTAAAAAATTGGtaaaattgaattaataaaatgaaCCGGCTAAATTTAGAAATTCAGATCGATTAATTTAGTGATACAAGAGTATTTCCTAGGTGACACATGGTCAATAATTAGGCTAGGGTGACATGCAAGGGTCAACAACCGATGACTCCAAGGTACTCTCGACTCTTGACTACACTCAAAGCCCGAATCCCGAATCCTGAATCCCAAATTCACCAAGAGCTAAAGCAACGAAGTGTTGCACTATTTCAGAGAAGATAATGAATGACGTAGCTATTGTCAAGAGAGACGGAAAACACAACTATTAACTTTGACATAAATGGATTGTAATAGACATTTAATTATTTTGGAGAATGTGGTCATGACTCATGACAATGAAAAAGGAGGGGGCATAGGGAGAACATGCTGGAGGAGTTTGGTCCTTTAAAAGGTAATTGATTCTCATGAGCAAAAGTATACGCATACATACTTTCAAAACTCTAATTTCCAGAAACCACGTTCTCCTTGTAAAAGAATTGACTTAAGCATCGAAGTGGTTTCACCTGAGACTTCCCTGACCATCATTCTAACTCATTTTCTATGAGTTTTCTTCTCCACAGAATAGAAGTtgcatccccccccccccccccctccccctaaTCAACAATAATCGCAAAACATTACTGACAAGTTAGACGTCTTCATTCTCAGACAAGA contains:
- the LOC122029435 gene encoding benzaldehyde dehydrogenase, mitochondrial-like, encoding MAARWIASSLLSRSRSRFSPRSPDYFVGLKDRFDGSVSGILPRFSTAAAVEEPIAPPVQVNYNQLLINGKFVDSASGKTFPTMDPRTGEVIAHVAEGGIEDINRAVSAARQAFDEGPWPKLTAYERSRIIYRFADLIEKHNDEIAALETWDNGKPFEQAAQIEIPMLARLMRYYAGWADKIHGLIVPADGPHHVQVLYEPIGVCGQIIPWNFPLLMYAWKVGPALACGNTVVLKTAEQTPLSALFVSKLLHEAGLPDGALNVVSGFGPIAGAALASHMDVDKLAFTGSTNTGKVVLELAARSNLKPVTLELGGKSPMIIMDDADVDKAVELAHFALFFNQGQCCCAGSRTFVHERVYDEFVAKAKARALNRVVGDPFRNGVEQGPQIDEDQFNKILHYIKCGVDDGATLEAGGDRLGTKGYYIRPTVFSNVEDGMRIASEEIFGPVQSILKFKDLDEVIRRANNSCYGLAAGVFTNNLDTANTLTRALKAGSIWINCFDVFDAAIPFGGYKMSGHGREKGIESLKGYLQVKSVVTPLKNPAWL